The Onthophagus taurus isolate NC chromosome 2, IU_Otau_3.0, whole genome shotgun sequence genome includes a window with the following:
- the LOC111426922 gene encoding kynurenine aminotransferase isoform X2, whose product MNKFDLPERYVGNDKSVWVEYIQLALEHKPLNLGQGFADFAPPDYITKALADISQGPNVLLHQYTRGFGHPRLITALSKLYSKLIGREINPQTEILVTSGAYEALYACINGHIETGDEVIIMDPYFDCYDPMVRTAGGIPKSIPLRLKKTSGPISSSDWVLDSQELESLFNKKTKMIILNTPHNPLGKVFSLEELTIIADLCKKWNVLCISDEVYEWLVFEPNKHVRIATLPDMWERTITIGSAGKTFSVTGWKTGWAYGPANLMRNAQVVHQNCVYTCTTPIQEAIAIGFEIEIPKLGQDDCYFVSLPRMLKAKRDYMAKFLSDVGMIPTVPEGGFFMIADWSPLESKIDLSQETDQYKDYRFTKWMTKNIGLQGIPPSAFYSNDYKHLGENLVRYCFIKTDENLKKAADILLTWKNK is encoded by the exons atgaataaatttgatttaccGGAAAGATATGTTGGGAATGATAAAAGTGTATG GGTTGAATATATTCAATTGGCTTTAGAACATAAACCCCTAAATTTAGGACAAGGTTTTGCAGACTTTGCTCCTCCTGACTACATCACTAAAGCATTAGCTGATATTTCTCAGGGACCTAATGTGCTCTTACATCAATATACACGAGGAttt ggACATCCGCGTTTAATCACAGcactttcaaaattatattcaaaattaattggaaGAGAAATCAATCCACAAACTGAAATTTTAGTTACATCCGGTGCTTATGAAGCCTTATATGCTTGCATAAATGGACATATTGAAACAGGAGATGAAGTTATTATCATGGATCCATATTTTGATTGTTATGATCCAATGGTTAGAACAGCTGGTGGGATCCCAAAATCAATTCCTTTACGACTA aaaaaaacttcTGGACCAATTAGTTCATCTGATTGGGTTTTAGATTCACAAGAATTAgaatctttatttaataaaaaaaccaaaatgatTATATTAAACACCCCACACAATCCTTTAGGGAAAGTATTTTCTTTAGAAGAATTAACTATAATTGCTGATCTTTGTAAAAAATGGAATGTATTGTGTATTTCTGATGAAGTATATGAATGGTTGGTTTTTGAACCCAATAAACATGTTAGAATAGCTACTTTACCTGATATGTGGGAAAGAACTATAACAATTGGATCTGCTGGTAAAACATTTAGTGTGACCGGATGGAAAACTGGTTGGGCTTATGGCCCAGCAAATCTGATGAGAAATGCTCAAGTTGTGCATCAAAATTGCGTTTATACATGTACTACTCCTATCCAAGAAGCGATTGCAATTggatttgaaattgaaattccAAAATTAGGTCAAGATGATTGTTATTTCGTTTCTTTACCTAGAATGTTAAAGGCGAAAAGAGATTATATGGCGAAATTTTTAAGTGATGTTGGTATGATTCCAACTGTTCCTGAAGGAGGATTCTTTATGATTGCTGATTGGAGTCCATTAG aatcaaaaattgatttaagtCAAGAAACTGATCAATATAAAGATTATCGTTTTACCAAATGGATGACTAAAAATATTGGACTTCAAGGAATACCACCATCAGCATTTTATAGTAATGATTATAAACATCTTGGGGAGAATTTGGTCAGATATTGCTTTATCAAG acGGATGAAAACTTGAAGAAAGCTGCTGATATATTGCTTACTTGGAAGAATAAgtaa
- the LOC111426923 gene encoding 46 kDa FK506-binding nuclear protein has protein sequence MFWGLILEPERRYSQIVKKPFRVTMASLDVISSKEEPTQVIVTFQNKNFLACTLKKDGLLNQPLDLRFQEGDQISFAANGNSHVHLTGYLMDMEDDFDLEGEESEDEANKVTMKKRRNEQNDAPPSKKSKTLELLENAEESDSDDSDFSLSKIPVPFSDEDESGDDEEDDVEEEEEEDDDEDDEEGDDDEDEEADELELEFEEDESEDEDDEEDEVKEINIKPSKGQKKKDKKQASKDVKNNSVQSEKSKQNDKKQNESQKNGSPAKKRTIEGGVSIEELKVGNGPIAKAGKFVNVYYEGRLKSNNKMFDSATKGAGFQFRLGRQEVIKGWDVGVSGMKVGGKRRIICPPNMAYGAKGSPPAIPPNSTLVFDVELKKVK, from the exons ATGTTTTGGG gATTGATTTTGGAGCCTGAAAGGCGTTATTCGCAAATAGTTAAGAAACCATTTCGGGTAACGATGGCTTCTTTAGATGTTATATCCTCAAAAGAAGAACCAACGCAGGTTATCGTAACATTccagaacaaaaattttcttgcATGCACATTAAAGAAAGACGGACTCTTAAATCAACCTTTGGATTTGCGTTTCCAG GAAGGGGACCAAATTTCTTTTGCTGCCAACGGAAACTCCCATGTACATCTAACAGGTTATTTAATGGATATGGAAGATGATTTTGATCTTGAAGGTGAAGAATCCGAGGATGAAGCAAATAAAGTTACAATGAAAAAAAGGCGTAACGAACAGAACGATGCAC CTCCTTCTAAGAAGAGTAAAACCCTCGAACTTTTAGAAAATGCTGAAGAAAGTGACTCAGACGATTCAGATTTTAGTCTCAGTAAAATTCCAGTACCATTTTCAGATGAAGATGAAAGTGGGGATGATGAAGAAGATGATGTTGAAGAGGAGGAGGAAGAAGATGATGATGAGGATGATGAAGAaggtgatgatgatgaagatgagGAAGCCGAtgaattagaactagaatttgAAGAGGATGAAAGCGAGGATGAAGATGATGAGGAAGATGAGGTTAAAGAGATCAACATTAAACCTAGTAAGGGACAAAAGAAAAAGGATAAGAAGCAAGCATcaaaagatgttaaaaataattctgttcagagtgaaaaatcaaaacaaaatgataaaaaacaaaatgaatcCCAAAAAAATGGATCCCCAGCGAAAAAACGTACGATTGAGGGTGGAGTTAGCattgaagaattaaaagtcGGAAATGGACCAATCGCTAAAGCTGGGAAATTCgttaatgtttattatgaGGGAAGACTGAAgtctaataataaaatgtttgattcTGCTACTAAAGGGGCTGGCTTTCAATTTCGTTTAGGTCGCCAAGAAGTTATCAAAGGCTGGGATGTAGGTGTATCTGGAATGAAAGTTGGAGGAAAACGACGAATTATTTGTCCACCAAATATGGC TTATGGAGCTAAAGGATCACCACCAGCTATTCCCCCAAATTCCACATTAGTTTTTGatgttgagttaaaaaaagtGAAGTAA
- the LOC111426922 gene encoding kynurenine aminotransferase isoform X1 yields the protein MSIISRTRLLQNLLSTAKSRRSFTTGLAVCTKMNKFDLPERYVGNDKSVWVEYIQLALEHKPLNLGQGFADFAPPDYITKALADISQGPNVLLHQYTRGFGHPRLITALSKLYSKLIGREINPQTEILVTSGAYEALYACINGHIETGDEVIIMDPYFDCYDPMVRTAGGIPKSIPLRLKKTSGPISSSDWVLDSQELESLFNKKTKMIILNTPHNPLGKVFSLEELTIIADLCKKWNVLCISDEVYEWLVFEPNKHVRIATLPDMWERTITIGSAGKTFSVTGWKTGWAYGPANLMRNAQVVHQNCVYTCTTPIQEAIAIGFEIEIPKLGQDDCYFVSLPRMLKAKRDYMAKFLSDVGMIPTVPEGGFFMIADWSPLESKIDLSQETDQYKDYRFTKWMTKNIGLQGIPPSAFYSNDYKHLGENLVRYCFIKTDENLKKAADILLTWKNK from the exons ATGTCCATCATTTCCAGAACTAGATTgctacaaaatttattatcaacaGCAAAGAGTCGGAGGTCATTCACTACTGGATTAGCTGTTTGTactaaaatgaataaatttgatttaccGGAAAGATATGTTGGGAATGATAAAAGTGTATG GGTTGAATATATTCAATTGGCTTTAGAACATAAACCCCTAAATTTAGGACAAGGTTTTGCAGACTTTGCTCCTCCTGACTACATCACTAAAGCATTAGCTGATATTTCTCAGGGACCTAATGTGCTCTTACATCAATATACACGAGGAttt ggACATCCGCGTTTAATCACAGcactttcaaaattatattcaaaattaattggaaGAGAAATCAATCCACAAACTGAAATTTTAGTTACATCCGGTGCTTATGAAGCCTTATATGCTTGCATAAATGGACATATTGAAACAGGAGATGAAGTTATTATCATGGATCCATATTTTGATTGTTATGATCCAATGGTTAGAACAGCTGGTGGGATCCCAAAATCAATTCCTTTACGACTA aaaaaaacttcTGGACCAATTAGTTCATCTGATTGGGTTTTAGATTCACAAGAATTAgaatctttatttaataaaaaaaccaaaatgatTATATTAAACACCCCACACAATCCTTTAGGGAAAGTATTTTCTTTAGAAGAATTAACTATAATTGCTGATCTTTGTAAAAAATGGAATGTATTGTGTATTTCTGATGAAGTATATGAATGGTTGGTTTTTGAACCCAATAAACATGTTAGAATAGCTACTTTACCTGATATGTGGGAAAGAACTATAACAATTGGATCTGCTGGTAAAACATTTAGTGTGACCGGATGGAAAACTGGTTGGGCTTATGGCCCAGCAAATCTGATGAGAAATGCTCAAGTTGTGCATCAAAATTGCGTTTATACATGTACTACTCCTATCCAAGAAGCGATTGCAATTggatttgaaattgaaattccAAAATTAGGTCAAGATGATTGTTATTTCGTTTCTTTACCTAGAATGTTAAAGGCGAAAAGAGATTATATGGCGAAATTTTTAAGTGATGTTGGTATGATTCCAACTGTTCCTGAAGGAGGATTCTTTATGATTGCTGATTGGAGTCCATTAG aatcaaaaattgatttaagtCAAGAAACTGATCAATATAAAGATTATCGTTTTACCAAATGGATGACTAAAAATATTGGACTTCAAGGAATACCACCATCAGCATTTTATAGTAATGATTATAAACATCTTGGGGAGAATTTGGTCAGATATTGCTTTATCAAG acGGATGAAAACTTGAAGAAAGCTGCTGATATATTGCTTACTTGGAAGAATAAgtaa